The Streptomyces sp. NBC_01353 genome contains a region encoding:
- a CDS encoding FAD/NAD(P)-binding protein, translating to MIDSHVEIAIVGVGPRGLSVLERLCANERARRTHRTVTIHVVDRSDPGAGAVWRTEQSRHLLMNTVASQITVYTDTSSEIAGPIEQGPTLYEWATGLRALGGPESHVWEVDAQEVLDEAGRLGPDTYPSRAFYGCYLNDCFQRVAAAAPEHMTVRVHRSRAVAMADTHGVPGGPQGLRLEDGTRLNQLDAVVLAQGHVPTRPTAREERAASLARIHHLRYISPGNPADLDLSDIEAGRPVLLRGLGLCFFDYMALFSVGRGGRFVRESGRLVYHPSGDEPLMYAFSRRGVPYQARGENEKGASGRYFPRLLTPEVIGRMRARSRGGDRVNFGRDLWPLIRREVESVYYGTLLDATGRGPEREALVEAYLGLADGEDPGPLLDSAGVPPADRWDWERISKPCGDREFTDRGDFRDWLLTYLERDVAEARRGNVSGPLKAALDVLRDLRNEIRLAVDHSGLEGNSHRDDLQGWYTPLNAFLSIGPPASRVEELIALIEAGLLEITGPGTHVRLNTATPEFVASSALVPGPSVRASVLIEARLPEPDLRRTEDPLLRHLLDTDQAMPYRIPGSHGTTFETGGLAVTERPYRLLDGRGQAHPRRYAYGVPTESVHWVTAAGIRPGVDSVTVADSDAIARAVLALPPVAHVPAAVRPEMSEFEVDGVIV from the coding sequence GTGATCGACAGTCACGTCGAGATCGCGATCGTCGGCGTCGGGCCGCGCGGACTGTCCGTACTCGAACGCCTCTGTGCGAACGAGCGGGCACGGCGCACGCACCGCACCGTCACCATCCATGTGGTGGACCGGTCGGACCCCGGCGCCGGCGCGGTCTGGCGCACCGAGCAGTCCCGGCACCTGCTGATGAACACGGTGGCCTCGCAGATCACCGTGTACACCGACACCAGCTCGGAGATCGCGGGGCCGATCGAGCAGGGACCGACCCTCTACGAATGGGCCACCGGCCTGCGCGCGCTCGGCGGACCGGAGAGCCACGTGTGGGAGGTCGACGCGCAGGAGGTCCTCGACGAGGCCGGCAGGCTGGGTCCGGACACCTACCCGTCCCGTGCGTTCTACGGGTGCTACCTCAACGACTGCTTCCAGCGGGTCGCGGCCGCCGCTCCGGAGCACATGACCGTCAGGGTGCACCGCTCACGAGCGGTCGCCATGGCCGATACGCACGGCGTGCCCGGCGGCCCGCAAGGACTCCGTCTCGAGGACGGCACCCGGCTGAACCAATTGGACGCCGTCGTCCTCGCGCAGGGACACGTGCCGACCCGCCCGACCGCCAGGGAGGAGCGGGCGGCCAGCCTCGCGCGCATCCACCACCTCCGGTACATCAGTCCGGGCAATCCGGCAGACCTCGACCTGAGCGACATCGAGGCCGGCCGACCGGTGCTGCTGCGCGGCCTGGGCCTCTGCTTCTTCGACTACATGGCGCTGTTCAGCGTCGGGCGGGGAGGCCGGTTCGTCCGCGAGAGCGGCAGGCTGGTCTACCACCCGTCGGGGGACGAGCCCCTGATGTACGCGTTCTCCCGCCGCGGAGTGCCCTACCAGGCACGCGGTGAGAACGAGAAGGGCGCGTCCGGCAGGTACTTCCCGAGGCTGCTCACCCCCGAGGTGATCGGGCGGATGCGTGCGCGGTCGCGGGGCGGTGACCGCGTGAACTTCGGCCGGGACCTGTGGCCGCTCATCCGGCGCGAGGTGGAGAGCGTCTACTACGGCACTCTGCTGGACGCTACGGGGCGCGGCCCGGAGCGGGAGGCGCTGGTCGAGGCGTACCTGGGCCTTGCCGACGGCGAGGATCCGGGCCCTCTGCTGGACTCGGCCGGTGTCCCACCCGCCGACCGGTGGGACTGGGAGCGGATCTCCAAGCCGTGCGGCGACCGGGAGTTCACCGACCGCGGTGACTTCCGCGACTGGCTGCTGACCTACCTGGAACGCGATGTCGCCGAGGCCCGCAGAGGCAATGTGAGCGGCCCGCTCAAGGCGGCCCTCGACGTCCTGCGGGACCTGCGCAACGAGATCCGGCTCGCGGTCGACCACAGTGGGCTCGAAGGCAACTCCCACCGGGACGACCTGCAGGGCTGGTACACGCCCCTCAACGCCTTCCTGTCCATCGGGCCGCCCGCCTCCCGGGTCGAGGAGCTGATCGCGCTGATCGAGGCGGGTCTCCTGGAGATCACCGGCCCCGGTACGCACGTCAGGCTCAACACGGCCACGCCGGAGTTCGTCGCCTCCTCGGCCCTGGTGCCGGGCCCGTCGGTACGGGCGAGCGTCCTCATCGAGGCGCGGCTGCCGGAACCGGACCTGCGCCGCACCGAGGACCCGCTTCTGCGGCATCTGCTCGACACCGACCAGGCCATGCCGTACCGCATCCCCGGTTCGCACGGCACCACCTTCGAGACGGGCGGGCTCGCGGTCACGGAGCGGCCATACCGGCTGCTCGACGGGCGTGGTCAGGCCCATCCGCGCCGGTACGCCTACGGAGTCCCCACCGAGTCCGTGCACTGGGTGACCGCGGCGGGCATCCGCCCCGGGGTCGACTCGGTGACCGTGGCCGACTCCGACGCGATCGCCCGCGCCGTGCTCGCGCTGCCGCCGGTGGCCCATGTGCCGGCCGCGGTCCGGCCGGAGATGTCCGAGTTCGAAGTCGACGGCGTGATCGTTTGA
- a CDS encoding oxygenase MpaB family protein, which yields MITGNRTKSRYEKKYARLQEMRRMDVQEEYSRIWWMSVDYEFPWDFSVAGSLAFYNSVAPAHMAALLVETGELTENTHRRLEHFGLISLEIARRGFKDPRGRAAVRQLNRIHKNAVKSISDENRQWSISNDDYLFVLGTSMVIPARWVDRYAWRPLSRHERTALFLHIRKQGELMGIKEIPDSYEELAKFHDDYVEKHFQYSPDAAKLWQVLQGMIIDPMVGWLPEKARPLGRRVAKVAVPALLTPHMRKAFGVREPSRLLSLTVDTAIKARSAYVRRQPPRTGPSVPDPLPTPNFPTGEFDIEKLGPAHTTGVKDTD from the coding sequence ATGATCACCGGTAACCGCACCAAGAGCCGCTACGAGAAGAAGTACGCGCGCCTGCAGGAAATGCGGCGCATGGATGTCCAGGAGGAGTACAGCCGCATCTGGTGGATGTCCGTCGATTACGAATTCCCCTGGGACTTCAGCGTCGCGGGCTCGCTGGCCTTCTACAACAGTGTCGCCCCGGCGCATATGGCTGCCCTGCTGGTGGAGACGGGTGAGCTGACGGAGAACACGCACCGCAGGCTGGAGCATTTCGGTCTGATCAGTCTGGAGATCGCGCGGCGTGGCTTCAAGGACCCGCGGGGCAGGGCGGCAGTCCGGCAGCTGAACCGCATCCACAAGAATGCGGTCAAGAGCATCAGCGACGAGAACCGCCAGTGGTCGATCAGCAACGACGACTACCTGTTCGTGCTGGGTACGAGCATGGTCATACCGGCCCGCTGGGTGGACCGTTACGCCTGGCGCCCGCTGAGCCGGCACGAGCGGACGGCCCTCTTCCTGCACATCAGGAAGCAGGGCGAGCTCATGGGAATCAAGGAGATCCCTGATTCCTACGAGGAGTTGGCCAAGTTCCACGACGACTACGTGGAGAAGCATTTTCAGTACTCGCCCGATGCGGCGAAGCTCTGGCAGGTCCTGCAAGGCATGATCATCGATCCGATGGTCGGCTGGCTGCCGGAGAAGGCACGGCCGCTCGGTCGCCGGGTTGCCAAGGTCGCCGTGCCCGCGCTCCTGACTCCGCACATGCGAAAGGCCTTCGGTGTCCGCGAGCCCTCACGCCTGCTCAGCCTGACCGTCGACACCGCCATCAAGGCGCGCTCCGCCTATGTGCGCCGGCAGCCACCGCGCACCGGGCCCTCCGTTCCCGACCCCCTTCCGACCCCGAACTTCCCCACGGGTGAATTCGATATCGAGAAGCTCGGCCCCGCGCACACCACGGGCGTGAAAGACACTGACTGA
- a CDS encoding Gfo/Idh/MocA family oxidoreductase, whose translation MRETVRVGVLGCADIARRRMLPAFAACPDIEVAAVASRDPDRARSLASEYGARPVHGYAELLADDAVDAVYVPVPLALHAEWIEAALLQGKHVLAEKPVTMEPARTAALGELAKRRGLALMENVMFVHHGQHAEVSRLVADGAIGELRSFRAEFAVPRRSPDDIRYRPELGGGAVWDTGVYPLRAALHLLGPDLTVLGASLTSGPGFTVDTGGAVLLRTPGGVGAQLAFGLDHAYRDSYELCGSTGRITLDRAFTSPADRLPVAVLEERSGVREIPLRPADQVANTVAAFVDAVRAGSAPYQDSVRQAHLLDAVLRHAAPAGN comes from the coding sequence GTGAGGGAAACGGTCAGGGTCGGTGTGCTCGGCTGTGCCGACATCGCCAGGCGGCGGATGCTCCCCGCGTTCGCCGCCTGCCCCGACATCGAGGTGGCCGCCGTGGCGAGCCGGGACCCGGACAGGGCACGGTCGCTCGCCTCGGAGTACGGAGCCCGGCCCGTTCACGGCTACGCCGAGCTGCTGGCGGACGATGCGGTGGACGCGGTGTACGTGCCGGTGCCGCTCGCCCTGCATGCCGAGTGGATCGAGGCGGCGCTCCTACAGGGCAAGCACGTACTGGCGGAGAAGCCGGTGACCATGGAGCCGGCCAGGACGGCCGCACTCGGCGAGCTGGCGAAGCGCCGCGGACTGGCGCTGATGGAGAACGTCATGTTCGTCCACCATGGCCAGCACGCCGAGGTGAGTCGACTCGTCGCCGATGGCGCAATTGGCGAACTGCGCTCCTTCCGGGCCGAGTTCGCGGTTCCCCGGCGTTCCCCGGACGACATCCGCTACCGCCCCGAGCTCGGTGGCGGCGCGGTGTGGGACACCGGCGTGTACCCCCTCCGCGCGGCGCTGCACCTGCTCGGGCCCGACTTGACGGTCCTCGGCGCCTCGCTCACCTCCGGGCCGGGGTTCACCGTGGACACCGGCGGTGCTGTGCTGCTGCGCACCCCGGGCGGGGTCGGTGCGCAGCTCGCCTTCGGGCTCGACCACGCCTATCGCGACTCCTATGAGCTGTGCGGCAGTACGGGGCGGATCACGCTCGACCGGGCCTTCACCTCGCCGGCCGACAGGCTTCCGGTGGCCGTACTCGAGGAACGCTCCGGTGTCAGGGAGATCCCGCTGCGCCCCGCCGACCAGGTCGCCAACACGGTGGCCGCGTTCGTCGATGCCGTACGGGCGGGCTCAGCTCCGTACCAGGACAGCGTCCGGCAAGCTCACCTGCTGGACGCGGTGCTGCGGCACGCGGCCCCGGCTGGGAACTGA
- a CDS encoding dTDP-4-dehydrorhamnose 3,5-epimerase family protein — protein sequence MRIAETAIPGAFAVTPRLLADERGSFHESLRADTLERVLGEPFVTRQISYSVSCRGTLRGIHMVAQPPGQAKYVTCVRGALRDIIVDLRVGSPAFGRYHVCTLDAESGRALYIPDGVGHGFLALADDTRICYAMSTVYAPGTQIDINPLDPELGLPWAYSEPPLMSQKDTEARSLAETLAAGLLPDWRKAEA from the coding sequence GTGCGTATCGCCGAGACGGCGATCCCTGGGGCCTTTGCAGTCACCCCTCGGCTCTTGGCCGACGAGCGCGGCAGCTTTCACGAAAGCCTGCGCGCCGACACGTTGGAGCGTGTACTGGGAGAGCCCTTCGTGACCCGGCAGATCAGCTACTCCGTGTCCTGCCGGGGCACGCTGCGCGGTATCCACATGGTCGCCCAGCCTCCGGGACAGGCCAAGTACGTGACCTGCGTACGAGGGGCACTGCGGGACATCATCGTCGACCTGCGGGTGGGATCACCCGCGTTCGGGCGGTACCACGTCTGCACCCTCGACGCGGAGTCCGGGCGCGCCCTCTACATCCCGGACGGTGTGGGTCATGGATTCCTCGCGCTGGCCGACGACACGCGTATCTGCTACGCCATGTCGACCGTGTACGCGCCCGGTACGCAGATCGACATCAATCCACTGGATCCCGAACTCGGACTGCCCTGGGCGTACTCCGAGCCACCCCTGATGTCGCAGAAGGACACCGAGGCGCGCAGCCTGGCCGAGACCCTGGCCGCCGGTCTGCTGCCCGACTGGCGGAAGGCGGAGGCGTGA
- a CDS encoding nucleotide disphospho-sugar-binding domain-containing protein — translation MKVLFIPGNSPYPIFSHAPLATAARNAGHQVLMGGINWVLPNIASVGLPPVEITPLTVEEVSAFMGAMPDDPMEWAKTVGRAYAEIGVNSLERLLELAEHWRPDIVVGGGMFYTAPLLAHHLDIPSVRLEWDRIDTRMYDPGADEVLAPVLHELGLDRVPEPDLWLDVCPPSLRPENPLPARPMRWVPGNPQKPLERWMYTKGDRPRVYITAGTRLFSGDALKGLAENIGSLGVEVIVGAPENVAAELRDALPGVRIGWVPLDILAPTCDVIVHHGGGGTDMTSLNAGVPQLIANPEFPTEAVRKVAEFGAAIFIESGGPQEITEACQKLLSDPGYRERAERVSQEIAQLPLAGEIVVEMEKLVAARG, via the coding sequence ATGAAGGTCCTGTTCATTCCGGGCAACAGCCCGTATCCCATTTTCTCGCACGCGCCGCTCGCCACGGCCGCCCGCAATGCGGGTCACCAGGTCCTCATGGGCGGGATCAACTGGGTTCTGCCCAATATCGCGAGTGTCGGTCTGCCACCGGTCGAGATCACTCCGCTGACGGTGGAAGAGGTCAGCGCCTTCATGGGTGCGATGCCGGACGATCCGATGGAGTGGGCCAAGACGGTGGGCCGGGCCTACGCCGAGATCGGCGTCAACAGCCTGGAACGGCTGCTGGAGCTGGCGGAGCACTGGCGTCCCGACATCGTGGTCGGCGGGGGAATGTTCTACACCGCCCCCCTCCTGGCCCATCACCTCGACATCCCCTCGGTACGCCTGGAGTGGGACCGGATCGACACCCGCATGTACGACCCGGGAGCCGATGAGGTGCTGGCGCCCGTGCTCCACGAACTGGGCCTGGACCGGGTCCCGGAGCCCGACCTGTGGCTGGACGTGTGTCCGCCCAGCCTCCGGCCCGAGAACCCGCTGCCGGCCCGGCCGATGCGATGGGTGCCGGGCAATCCGCAGAAGCCGCTGGAGCGCTGGATGTACACCAAGGGCGACCGGCCCCGGGTCTACATCACCGCGGGGACCCGGCTGTTCAGCGGTGACGCCTTGAAGGGCCTGGCCGAGAACATCGGCAGCCTGGGCGTGGAGGTCATCGTCGGGGCCCCGGAGAACGTCGCCGCGGAGCTGCGGGACGCGCTGCCGGGCGTACGGATCGGCTGGGTACCGCTGGACATCCTGGCCCCCACCTGCGACGTGATCGTGCACCACGGTGGCGGCGGCACCGATATGACGTCGCTGAACGCGGGCGTACCTCAGCTGATCGCGAACCCGGAGTTCCCCACGGAGGCGGTGCGGAAGGTGGCCGAATTCGGTGCCGCGATCTTCATCGAGTCCGGCGGGCCGCAGGAGATCACCGAGGCGTGCCAGAAGCTGCTCAGCGACCCCGGCTACCGCGAGCGGGCCGAAAGGGTGTCGCAGGAGATCGCCCAACTCCCGTTGGCCGGCGAGATCGTGGTCGAGATGGAGAAGCTGGTCGCAGCCCGGGGCTGA
- a CDS encoding FAD-dependent oxidoreductase, translated as MSTRTGKRTAVIGGGMAGSAAAKKLIASGREVVIYESADGLGGRARSWHRPEIEPNVGINLMYVSFYSLMTELISEYGLESELQKLSSNIYISDKGKAIALSPDSVFSPLTYKHVSLRDRLAFLSTTIKQVRNKSQIDFFDPIKSAPLDDGLSAAQWGYQQLGRRGFDFMLRPQVEGFWNFASEDVSAVHAKGLLAWMGGSGFYVFRNGMQIIAEKNAEGAELRLAHEVTDVQMAGTGLRVTAAREGGDPVTETFDELVLATPAPIAAKLTAALPPEVVGDDARRFMESQRYEPALSVSYLVDVGTLPSEAHIVAGGPGDQPLRNMITYPRKVRDEQGRLVDKLLVFAYPGRANTKRLLGLPQAEQFAAVAPWLKTLWSDFSGRAEPFQIAERPYGFPIPAPGRYRQAVQVMEQQGAPVVLAGDYFNSPTTEAALLSGFRAAEALTQTD; from the coding sequence ATGAGCACACGCACAGGCAAGCGAACCGCGGTGATCGGCGGCGGCATGGCCGGCAGCGCCGCTGCCAAGAAACTCATCGCGTCCGGGCGCGAAGTCGTGATCTACGAATCGGCGGACGGGCTCGGCGGACGGGCCCGCTCCTGGCACCGGCCGGAGATCGAACCCAATGTCGGCATCAACCTGATGTATGTCAGCTTCTACTCGCTGATGACGGAGCTCATCAGCGAGTACGGCCTGGAGAGCGAGCTCCAGAAGCTCTCCAGCAACATCTACATCTCCGACAAGGGCAAGGCCATCGCCCTGTCCCCGGACTCCGTGTTCAGCCCGCTCACCTACAAGCACGTCAGCCTGCGCGACCGCCTCGCCTTCCTGAGCACCACCATCAAGCAGGTGCGCAACAAGAGCCAGATCGATTTCTTCGACCCGATCAAGTCCGCCCCGCTCGACGACGGGCTGAGTGCCGCCCAGTGGGGCTACCAGCAGCTGGGGCGGCGCGGCTTCGACTTCATGCTGCGGCCGCAGGTCGAAGGGTTCTGGAACTTCGCGTCCGAAGACGTGTCCGCGGTGCACGCCAAGGGACTCCTGGCGTGGATGGGCGGTTCCGGCTTCTACGTCTTCCGCAACGGCATGCAGATCATTGCCGAGAAGAACGCGGAGGGCGCCGAACTGCGCCTGGCGCACGAGGTGACCGATGTGCAGATGGCGGGGACCGGGCTGCGGGTCACGGCGGCCCGGGAGGGCGGTGATCCCGTGACCGAGACGTTCGACGAGTTGGTGCTCGCCACCCCTGCGCCGATCGCCGCGAAGCTCACCGCCGCGCTCCCGCCGGAGGTCGTGGGTGACGATGCGCGGCGCTTCATGGAGTCCCAGCGGTACGAACCCGCCCTGTCCGTCTCCTACTTGGTGGATGTCGGGACGCTGCCGTCCGAGGCGCACATCGTGGCCGGAGGGCCCGGCGACCAGCCGCTGCGCAACATGATCACCTACCCCCGCAAGGTGCGGGACGAGCAGGGCCGGCTGGTCGACAAGCTCCTCGTCTTCGCCTATCCGGGCCGGGCGAACACCAAGCGCCTGCTGGGTCTGCCGCAGGCGGAGCAGTTCGCCGCGGTCGCCCCGTGGCTCAAGACCCTCTGGTCGGACTTCTCGGGCAGGGCCGAGCCGTTCCAGATCGCCGAGCGCCCGTACGGGTTCCCCATCCCGGCGCCGGGACGCTATCGCCAGGCCGTCCAGGTCATGGAGCAGCAGGGCGCCCCGGTCGTGCTCGCGGGCGACTACTTCAACTCGCCCACCACGGAGGCCGCGCTTCTCTCCGGCTTCCGGGCCGCCGAGGCGCTGACGCAGACGGACTGA